In the genome of Ralstonia pickettii DTP0602, one region contains:
- a CDS encoding transcriptional regulator: MRLIEPDEQQDFLATLQHNGLAADDFELLETDTTDPKGDENIGLQGYVTVTRLSTQVTREYPIGDETDWVQHFSKDLEAGIFDKSE, from the coding sequence ATGCGACTGATCGAACCGGATGAACAACAGGACTTTCTTGCGACCTTGCAGCATAATGGTCTGGCAGCAGATGATTTCGAACTCCTGGAAACGGATACGACTGACCCAAAAGGCGACGAGAACATCGGTTTACAGGGCTACGTCACGGTAACCAGACTATCGACACAAGTTACAAGGGAATACCCGATCGGCGATGAAACCGATTGGGTTCAGCATTTCAGCAAAGATCTCGAAGCCGGCATCTTCGATAAGTCGGAATGA
- a CDS encoding endonuclease DDE, which yields MRIAAQVEVSEAQRKQLETWATSRTIAVRLAERAKMILLAAQGKMDKEIGVELGVWRGTVARWRARFIANGLAGIEQDEARPGRKPKISARKVKAIVALTTQQRPDNATHWSTRSMAAKARVSAASVRRIWQAHGLKPHRVVSFKVSNDKHFTEKLEDIVGLYLNPPEHALVFSCDEKCQIQALDRTQPGLPLKPGRCQTMTHDYKRHGVTTLFAAMNTLDGSVIGQCMTKHRHQEWLRFLRQIDRSTPKDRELHLIADNYATHKHPNVQAWLAKHPRFHMHFTPTSASWLNMVERFFRDLSENQLRRSAFHSVPELVSTIEQYMERHNRDPKPFIWTAKASDILAKVTRARAKLNKMQSV from the coding sequence ATGAGAATCGCGGCACAGGTTGAAGTAAGTGAAGCACAGCGCAAACAGCTAGAAACGTGGGCTACGAGCCGGACGATCGCGGTGAGGCTTGCGGAGCGCGCCAAGATGATCTTGCTCGCAGCGCAGGGCAAAATGGATAAAGAGATCGGCGTAGAGCTAGGTGTCTGGCGCGGCACAGTAGCACGCTGGCGAGCGCGATTTATAGCCAACGGACTCGCGGGGATCGAGCAAGATGAGGCGCGGCCGGGACGAAAGCCGAAGATTTCCGCGCGCAAGGTCAAGGCCATCGTGGCACTGACAACCCAACAGCGTCCGGATAACGCGACGCATTGGAGTACGCGAAGTATGGCAGCGAAGGCCCGCGTCAGTGCGGCGAGCGTGCGGCGCATCTGGCAGGCGCATGGACTCAAGCCGCATCGGGTGGTGAGTTTCAAGGTGTCGAACGATAAACACTTTACCGAGAAGCTGGAAGACATCGTCGGGCTGTATCTCAATCCACCCGAACACGCATTGGTCTTCTCTTGCGACGAGAAGTGCCAGATTCAGGCGCTTGACCGGACCCAGCCAGGCCTGCCGTTGAAGCCAGGTCGCTGTCAAACGATGACTCACGACTACAAGCGTCATGGCGTGACGACCTTGTTCGCGGCGATGAACACCCTCGATGGAAGTGTCATTGGTCAGTGCATGACAAAGCATCGACACCAAGAGTGGCTGCGCTTCTTGCGGCAGATTGATCGAAGTACGCCCAAGGACCGCGAGCTCCATTTGATCGCTGACAACTATGCAACCCACAAGCACCCCAATGTGCAAGCGTGGCTCGCCAAACACCCACGATTTCACATGCATTTCACCCCCACCAGCGCCTCCTGGCTGAACATGGTCGAACGCTTCTTTCGTGACCTCTCAGAGAACCAATTGCGGCGCTCGGCTTTTCACTCGGTACCCGAATTGGTCAGCACCATCGAGCAATACATGGAGAGGCACAATCGTGATCCGAAACCGTTCATCTGGACCGCCAAAGCTTCTGACATCTTGGCGAAAGTCACGCGTGCCCGGGCAAAGCTGAATAAGATGCAATCCGTTTGA
- a CDS encoding heat shock protein Hsp20, translated as MSENTAVTKQADTVSTEAALMPPVNVYEDAAGITLYADLPGVPKDKLAVQVQGDILTIKGEVALDLPEGMEASYAEVSLPRYRRVFTLSKELDAEKVVAEFNHGVLKLRIPKAEHTQPTRIEVKVV; from the coding sequence ATGAGCGAAAATACTGCTGTCACCAAGCAAGCCGACACCGTCAGCACTGAAGCAGCCCTGATGCCGCCAGTGAATGTGTACGAGGACGCCGCAGGCATCACCCTGTACGCCGATCTGCCGGGTGTGCCCAAGGACAAGCTGGCCGTGCAGGTGCAAGGCGATATCCTGACCATCAAGGGCGAAGTCGCCCTGGATCTGCCGGAGGGCATGGAAGCCAGTTACGCGGAGGTTTCTCTGCCCCGTTACCGGCGCGTGTTCACGCTATCCAAGGAACTAGATGCCGAAAAGGTTGTCGCCGAGTTCAACCACGGCGTGCTCAAGCTGCGCATCCCGAAAGCCGAACACACGCAACCCACCCGCATTGAGGTCAAGGTGGTGTGA
- a CDS encoding heat shock Hsp20, protein MMYRSLFPRDVFSELERLQREWQQPFELSSSIRGRVSFPAMNVGGTPHSVEIYAFAPGVDPASIDVQLVQSVLTIVGERKPDLPNKDEQTSVHIDERFAGRFRRVVSLPNDVNPNAVEAKYRDGVLHISIQRLEAAQPRQISIQ, encoded by the coding sequence ATGATGTATCGATCGTTGTTTCCCCGTGACGTATTCTCAGAACTGGAACGGCTACAGCGCGAATGGCAGCAGCCATTCGAGCTGTCTTCCAGCATTCGTGGTCGGGTCAGTTTTCCGGCCATGAATGTAGGCGGCACACCCCACTCGGTGGAAATCTACGCTTTTGCCCCTGGCGTCGATCCGGCCAGCATCGACGTGCAGCTGGTGCAGAGCGTGCTGACCATTGTCGGCGAGCGCAAGCCCGATCTCCCCAACAAGGACGAGCAAACCTCCGTGCATATCGATGAACGCTTCGCCGGCCGCTTCCGCCGTGTGGTAAGCCTACCAAACGACGTGAATCCCAATGCGGTGGAGGCCAAGTACCGCGACGGCGTGCTGCACATCAGCATCCAGCGCCTCGAAGCCGCGCAGCCGCGCCAAATCAGCATCCAGTGA